In a genomic window of Arachnia rubra:
- a CDS encoding transposase family protein, whose product MYSSTGLSSEQITDLVARIHDLREAPASRAGRKPTLGLYKCVVVALIYLRSNRTQASIADQFHVSQKTISRTIASWMPILGQALQDCTPTVDDLDVSEPLIVDGTLLPTWSWRTMPELYSGKHKTTGVNVQVACDLTGRLAFISDPMPGRTHDAHALKETGLLDHITTGQLIGDKGYIGLGMITPIRTQPKQQHTEEEKRFNKSVNAIRYMIERVIANLKTWRILHTDYRRPFTTFPETITTVAALEFYRNTF is encoded by the coding sequence ATGTACTCTAGCACAGGTCTTAGCAGCGAACAGATCACCGACCTTGTCGCACGCATCCATGACCTCCGCGAGGCACCAGCCTCCCGAGCAGGACGGAAACCCACACTAGGACTGTACAAGTGTGTTGTTGTGGCCTTGATCTATCTGCGATCCAACCGCACACAAGCATCGATTGCCGACCAGTTCCACGTCTCCCAGAAAACGATCTCTCGAACCATCGCATCCTGGATGCCCATCCTGGGACAGGCCCTGCAGGACTGCACCCCCACGGTCGACGACCTCGATGTCAGCGAACCACTCATCGTCGATGGCACCCTACTGCCGACCTGGTCATGGCGCACCATGCCAGAACTGTACTCCGGCAAACACAAAACCACCGGCGTCAACGTCCAGGTTGCATGCGACCTGACAGGACGGCTCGCCTTCATCTCCGACCCGATGCCCGGCCGCACCCATGACGCACACGCACTCAAAGAAACCGGCCTACTCGACCACATCACCACCGGGCAACTCATCGGCGACAAAGGATACATCGGACTCGGCATGATCACCCCCATCCGAACCCAACCGAAACAACAACACACAGAAGAAGAAAAAAGGTTCAACAAGTCAGTAAACGCGATACGCTACATGATCGAACGAGTCATCGCCAACCTCAAAACCTGGAGAATTCTCCACACCGACTACCGCAGACCCTTCACAACATTCCCAGAAACAATCACCACAGTAGCCGCACTCGAATTCTACAGAAACACATTCTGA
- the ptsP gene encoding phosphoenolpyruvate--protein phosphotransferase, producing MALVGIVAVSHSQALAEAAVELSLQMLHGSPLPEIRIAAGTQDGRLGTDAIGVADAIRSADRGAGVVVLMDLGSAVLSAEFALDLAGDVSAILVEAPFVEGLLAATVRAALGGTLEEVAGDARAALTPKRVALGVEADNTPSGDPHAAWTAEAEARATLPNPAGLHARPAALLVSEAGRFDAEVRLRCHDLEGSATSSIALATLNARQGDEVWIGARGPQAGDVVAALVALVENGFGERGGTAASPVVVTGQQGVSPGRVVGIARVMAAPMTEPPAETPLKPRRLAAEKTRLATALEDVAADYERRADAAGTEAGQILRATAVLARDPELRGSAEALIDALGAGAATAIWGAANGIVDRLAATGGIIAERVTDITDIRDRVICHLLDRPMPGVPKSDKPFVLVAHDLAPAEAATLTGHHCLGIVTAGGGPTSHTSVLARSLGIPAVVGFADALGIPDGAEVLVDGSSGEVVVSPSESQRAGARTSPAPLEALGGPGSTRDGVPVPLLANVGSAADSQAAAAARAEGIGLFRTELSFFDAEAEPDPEQQFATYWDVLTPFAGREVVVRTLDAGSDKPMPFLTIPGEDNPALGIRGYRTTIHSPAVLARQLEAIARAAEASNAETWVMAPMISTPGEAAEFASLARSAGLGRAGVMVETPSAALQAAEILAEVDFVSIGTNDLAQYTMAADRQAVGLGALQDLWQPAVLRLLDLVGDAGRKAGKPVGVCGEAAADPEMAPVLVGLGVTSLSMSLRALEPVRRALSQVTLDECQRAARAAVAASGPEAARKAACSIFLPRRPTAMQ from the coding sequence ATGGCTCTGGTCGGGATCGTCGCCGTCTCCCACTCCCAGGCGCTGGCCGAGGCCGCGGTCGAGTTGTCGCTGCAGATGCTGCACGGCAGCCCCCTGCCCGAGATCAGGATCGCGGCCGGCACCCAGGACGGGCGGCTCGGCACAGACGCCATTGGGGTGGCCGACGCCATCCGGTCCGCGGACCGAGGCGCGGGCGTCGTGGTCCTGATGGATCTCGGCTCCGCGGTGCTGAGCGCGGAGTTCGCCCTTGACCTGGCCGGGGACGTGAGTGCCATCCTGGTCGAGGCGCCGTTCGTGGAGGGGCTGCTGGCGGCCACGGTGCGCGCGGCGCTGGGTGGCACCCTGGAGGAAGTGGCCGGCGACGCCCGCGCGGCACTCACCCCGAAACGGGTCGCCCTCGGTGTGGAGGCAGACAACACCCCCTCAGGGGATCCCCATGCTGCCTGGACGGCCGAGGCGGAGGCCCGGGCGACATTGCCGAATCCGGCCGGGCTGCATGCCCGTCCCGCGGCCCTGCTGGTGTCGGAAGCGGGGCGTTTCGATGCCGAGGTGCGGCTGCGGTGCCACGACCTGGAGGGATCGGCGACGTCGTCGATCGCGTTGGCGACGCTGAACGCCCGGCAAGGGGACGAGGTGTGGATCGGGGCGCGCGGGCCGCAGGCCGGCGACGTGGTGGCGGCCCTGGTGGCGCTCGTCGAGAACGGCTTCGGGGAACGTGGCGGGACGGCTGCCTCGCCGGTCGTGGTCACCGGCCAGCAGGGAGTCAGCCCTGGCCGCGTGGTCGGCATCGCCCGGGTGATGGCTGCCCCCATGACGGAGCCTCCTGCTGAGACGCCTCTGAAGCCTAGGCGTCTTGCCGCTGAGAAAACCAGGCTGGCCACAGCCCTGGAGGACGTTGCGGCGGACTACGAGAGGCGAGCCGACGCTGCCGGGACCGAGGCTGGGCAGATCCTGCGAGCCACTGCGGTCCTGGCCCGGGATCCCGAGCTGCGAGGATCGGCGGAGGCCCTGATCGACGCGCTCGGGGCAGGAGCGGCGACAGCCATCTGGGGAGCGGCGAACGGCATCGTGGACCGGCTGGCCGCGACTGGCGGGATCATCGCTGAGCGCGTCACCGACATCACCGACATCCGCGACCGCGTGATCTGCCACCTGCTGGACCGTCCCATGCCCGGAGTGCCGAAGTCCGACAAGCCATTCGTATTGGTCGCCCATGACCTGGCGCCCGCCGAGGCCGCCACCCTGACCGGCCACCACTGCCTTGGGATCGTCACCGCCGGTGGCGGCCCGACCTCCCATACGTCCGTCCTGGCACGCAGCCTGGGCATCCCCGCCGTGGTCGGTTTCGCCGATGCCCTGGGCATCCCCGACGGCGCGGAGGTGCTGGTGGACGGCTCCTCGGGCGAGGTCGTGGTCTCCCCCAGTGAGTCGCAGCGCGCGGGAGCCCGCACCTCCCCGGCACCGCTCGAGGCGCTGGGCGGGCCGGGATCGACCCGGGATGGAGTCCCGGTGCCGCTGCTGGCCAATGTGGGGTCCGCCGCCGATTCTCAGGCTGCGGCAGCTGCCCGCGCGGAGGGCATCGGCCTGTTCCGCACGGAGCTCAGCTTCTTCGATGCCGAGGCTGAGCCGGACCCCGAGCAGCAGTTCGCCACCTACTGGGATGTCCTGACGCCCTTCGCTGGCAGGGAGGTGGTGGTGCGCACCCTGGATGCCGGAAGCGACAAGCCCATGCCCTTCCTGACCATTCCCGGCGAGGACAATCCGGCGCTTGGCATACGCGGTTACCGGACCACGATCCACTCCCCCGCCGTGCTGGCACGCCAGCTGGAGGCGATCGCACGAGCCGCCGAGGCTAGCAATGCCGAGACCTGGGTGATGGCCCCGATGATCTCCACCCCCGGTGAGGCCGCCGAGTTCGCCTCGCTGGCCAGGTCCGCCGGCCTCGGGCGGGCCGGGGTGATGGTGGAGACCCCGTCGGCCGCTCTCCAGGCCGCGGAGATCCTCGCCGAGGTGGACTTCGTCAGCATCGGTACCAACGACCTGGCCCAGTACACGATGGCCGCTGACCGGCAGGCGGTCGGCCTGGGGGCCCTGCAAGACCTCTGGCAGCCCGCGGTGCTGCGGCTACTGGATCTGGTGGGTGATGCGGGCCGGAAGGCCGGCAAGCCGGTGGGAGTCTGTGGCGAGGCGGCGGCCGACCCCGAGATGGCTCCCGTGCTGGTGGGTCTCGGCGTGACGTCGCTGTCCATGTCGCTGCGCGCCCTGGAACCGGTGCGCCGCGCACTGTCTCAGGTCACCCTTGACGAGTGCCAGCGGGCAGCCAGGGCTGCGGTGGCGGCCAGCGGCCCAGAGGCGGCGAGGAAGGCGGCATGCAGCATCTTCTTGCCAAGGAGGCCCACCGCCATGCAATAA
- a CDS encoding DUF3039 domain-containing protein: MLGAGVGCQVNEELHYVGSSYLADALVFGKSVRAVCGRWFVPTKDAHASLPLCASCERKLPVAQQVAGLIQLFQRR, from the coding sequence GTGCTGGGTGCCGGCGTCGGATGTCAGGTTAACGAAGAACTTCATTACGTCGGTTCTTCTTATCTGGCGGATGCCCTGGTCTTCGGTAAATCAGTTCGAGCTGTCTGTGGCCGGTGGTTTGTTCCCACCAAAGACGCGCATGCGTCGTTGCCGCTGTGCGCGTCCTGTGAGCGCAAACTACCTGTTGCACAGCAGGTAGCCGGTCTCATCCAGTTATTCCAGCGCCGATAG
- the dhaL gene encoding dihydroxyacetone kinase subunit DhaL — protein MGDVMITHAQCVAWLRGFADIIDANKTFLTDLDSAIGDADHGTNMARGMKAVVKKLHGAGTPPLGAMFKSAGMTLVGTVGGSSGPLYGTFFMKLGMALGEVKDASLPTFAAALKAGCDGVTARSRTAVGEKTMVDALTPAADAFEAAVDDGPLAAAEAAAAAARQGRDEGIPLVARKGRASYLGERSAGHQDPGATSATYLFEALATALREG, from the coding sequence GTGGGGGATGTGATGATCACCCACGCCCAGTGCGTGGCCTGGCTGAGGGGTTTTGCCGACATCATCGACGCCAACAAGACGTTCCTGACCGACCTGGACTCGGCTATCGGCGACGCCGACCACGGCACCAACATGGCCCGCGGCATGAAGGCGGTGGTGAAGAAACTGCACGGCGCTGGGACGCCGCCGCTCGGGGCGATGTTCAAGTCCGCGGGCATGACTCTCGTGGGCACCGTTGGCGGATCCTCCGGGCCGTTGTACGGCACCTTCTTCATGAAGCTGGGGATGGCGCTCGGAGAGGTCAAGGATGCCTCGCTACCAACCTTCGCCGCGGCCCTGAAGGCTGGCTGCGACGGCGTAACGGCACGCAGCAGGACGGCCGTCGGGGAGAAGACGATGGTGGATGCGCTGACCCCAGCCGCCGATGCCTTCGAGGCCGCCGTGGACGACGGCCCCCTGGCAGCGGCCGAGGCGGCTGCCGCAGCGGCCCGGCAGGGCCGCGACGAGGGCATCCCGCTGGTCGCACGGAAGGGTCGCGCCTCCTATCTGGGAGAGCGTTCCGCAGGGCACCAGGATCCTGGGGCAACCTCCGCCACCTACCTGTTCGAGGCGCTCGCGACCGCACTCCGGGAGGGCTGA
- the dhaK gene encoding dihydroxyacetone kinase subunit DhaK, translating to MKKLINSPDDVIAEALKGIGAADQNVRVDHDNRVIFRAEPTRPGKVAVISGGGSGHEPLHGGFVGTGMLDAACVGEMFTSPTPDQMLAATTGAEAGAGVLHIVKNYTGDVMNFEMAAELAADAGVRVATVVVADDVAVEDSLYTAGRRGVGLTVLLEKIVGAAAEEGRDLDAVAAVANRVNEHGRSMGMALTSCTVPAAGRPTFDLPTDQMEIGIGIHGEPGRHREPLAGAQDIAGRLVGPILADHDFTGSEVIVMVNGMGGTPLIELYLMYGEVKALLDAAGVRVARNLVGNYITSLDMAGCSVTLLKADPELLALWDAPVKTAGLRWGM from the coding sequence ATGAAGAAACTGATCAACTCACCCGACGACGTGATAGCGGAGGCTCTCAAGGGCATTGGGGCCGCCGACCAGAATGTCCGCGTCGACCATGACAACCGCGTGATCTTCCGCGCCGAGCCCACCCGCCCCGGGAAGGTCGCGGTGATCTCCGGGGGTGGCTCCGGCCATGAGCCACTGCATGGCGGTTTCGTCGGGACCGGGATGCTGGATGCGGCTTGCGTAGGCGAGATGTTCACCTCCCCTACCCCCGACCAGATGCTGGCCGCCACCACCGGCGCTGAGGCGGGTGCGGGGGTGCTGCACATCGTGAAGAACTACACGGGCGATGTCATGAACTTCGAGATGGCGGCGGAGCTGGCCGCCGACGCTGGCGTGCGCGTGGCGACGGTGGTGGTCGCCGACGACGTTGCCGTCGAGGACTCGCTGTACACCGCGGGACGCCGGGGCGTCGGCCTGACGGTGCTGCTGGAGAAGATCGTGGGTGCCGCCGCCGAGGAGGGACGCGACCTGGATGCGGTGGCCGCCGTCGCGAACAGGGTCAACGAGCACGGCCGCTCCATGGGTATGGCGCTGACCTCCTGCACCGTTCCCGCCGCGGGCAGGCCGACCTTCGACCTGCCCACCGACCAGATGGAGATCGGCATCGGCATCCACGGCGAGCCGGGCCGGCACCGTGAGCCGCTGGCCGGCGCCCAGGACATCGCGGGCCGGCTGGTGGGCCCCATCCTCGCCGACCACGACTTCACCGGTTCGGAGGTGATCGTCATGGTCAACGGTATGGGCGGCACTCCCCTCATCGAGCTGTACCTGATGTATGGCGAGGTCAAGGCCCTGCTCGACGCCGCCGGCGTGCGGGTGGCGCGCAACCTGGTCGGCAACTACATCACCAGCCTCGACATGGCGGGCTGCTCCGTCACCCTCCTGAAGGCCGACCCAGAGCTGCTGGCTCTGTGGGATGCACCGGTGAAGACGGCGGGGCTGCGGTGGGGGATGTGA
- a CDS encoding adenylosuccinate synthase, translating into MEEPMPGVVVVGAQWGDEGKGKATDQLGDRVDLCVRYSGGNNAGHTLVVGGETFVMHLLPSGILNPGTTTVIGNGVVVDLDVLAEELQMLSSRGIEVPHPLISANAHIITEYHKVLDKVTERFLGKRRIGTTGRGVGPAYSDKVNRMGVRIQDIFDEPILRQKVEAALDQKNQLLVKVYNRRPIEADEIVAALLAHADAIRPHVIDSGRYINDALDRGEVVLFEGAQAHHLDVDHGTYPYVTSSNPIAAGACTGAGVGPTRIDRAIGIAKAYTTRVGEGPFPTELRDENGERLRRDGGEFGATTGRPRRCGWFDALVVEQAAKINGFTDIFLTKLDVLSGWETIPVCVGYDVGGVRHDVMPVTQSDVHHAAPVYEELPGWAEDISTCRTFDELPANCQAYVRRLEELIGCRISGIGVGPGREQTIVINDLL; encoded by the coding sequence TTGGAGGAACCAATGCCTGGTGTTGTCGTGGTCGGTGCCCAGTGGGGCGACGAGGGCAAGGGCAAGGCCACCGACCAGCTCGGTGACCGCGTCGATCTGTGTGTCCGCTACTCGGGCGGCAACAACGCGGGCCACACTCTCGTGGTCGGCGGGGAGACCTTCGTGATGCACCTGCTGCCCTCCGGGATCCTCAACCCGGGCACCACCACCGTGATCGGCAACGGCGTGGTCGTGGACCTGGACGTGCTGGCCGAGGAGCTGCAGATGCTCTCATCGCGGGGCATCGAGGTGCCTCACCCCCTGATCAGCGCCAACGCCCACATCATCACCGAATACCACAAGGTGCTGGACAAGGTTACCGAACGTTTCCTGGGGAAGCGGCGCATCGGCACCACCGGGCGTGGAGTCGGCCCCGCCTACTCCGACAAGGTCAACCGGATGGGGGTGCGCATCCAGGACATTTTCGACGAGCCGATCCTCAGGCAGAAGGTGGAGGCCGCCCTCGACCAGAAGAACCAGCTGCTGGTGAAGGTCTACAACCGCCGCCCCATCGAGGCAGATGAGATCGTGGCGGCGCTCCTGGCGCACGCCGACGCCATCCGTCCCCACGTCATCGACTCGGGCCGGTACATCAACGATGCGCTCGACCGCGGTGAGGTGGTGCTGTTCGAGGGCGCCCAGGCCCATCACCTGGACGTCGACCACGGCACCTACCCGTACGTGACGTCGTCGAACCCGATCGCGGCGGGCGCCTGCACCGGGGCGGGCGTCGGCCCCACCCGCATCGACCGGGCCATCGGCATCGCGAAGGCCTACACCACCCGGGTTGGCGAGGGGCCGTTCCCCACCGAGCTGCGCGACGAGAACGGCGAGCGGCTCCGCCGCGACGGCGGTGAGTTCGGAGCCACGACGGGACGGCCGCGCCGCTGCGGTTGGTTCGATGCCCTCGTGGTGGAGCAAGCGGCGAAGATCAATGGCTTCACCGACATCTTCCTGACCAAGCTGGATGTCCTGTCCGGCTGGGAGACGATCCCGGTGTGCGTGGGCTACGACGTCGGCGGGGTCCGGCACGACGTGATGCCGGTCACCCAGTCGGACGTCCACCACGCCGCGCCGGTTTACGAGGAGCTGCCCGGCTGGGCGGAGGATATCTCCACCTGCCGCACCTTCGACGAGCTGCCCGCGAACTGCCAGGCCTATGTGAGGCGCCTGGAGGAGCTGATCGGATGCCGGATTTCGGGCATCGGCGTCGGTCCGGGACGCGAACAGACGATCGTGATCAACGACCTGCTCTGA
- a CDS encoding DUF488 domain-containing protein, translating into MGTKTTWRIKRIYEEPSPEDGYRVLVDRLWPRGISKEAAHLDEWCKDVAPSTETRREFGHDPARFEEFKTRYRAELTASGAAEALAGRLAGQSVVTLLYAAHDVKDNQAVVLQEVLENQPGGRA; encoded by the coding sequence ATGGGAACCAAGACGACGTGGCGTATCAAACGTATCTACGAAGAACCCTCACCCGAGGACGGCTACCGCGTGCTCGTGGACCGGCTCTGGCCGCGTGGGATCTCGAAGGAAGCGGCACACCTCGATGAATGGTGCAAGGACGTCGCGCCCAGCACCGAGACGCGACGCGAGTTCGGGCACGATCCGGCCCGGTTCGAGGAGTTCAAGACCCGCTACCGCGCGGAGCTGACCGCCTCCGGGGCCGCCGAGGCGCTGGCCGGGCGGCTGGCCGGGCAGAGCGTCGTGACGCTGCTGTACGCGGCGCACGATGTCAAGGACAACCAGGCGGTGGTCCTGCAAGAGGTCCTGGAGAACCAGCCCGGCGGCAGGGCCTGA
- a CDS encoding WD40 repeat domain-containing protein: MSIHPQSAATPATHIDVPLDEEATLPAHSGVQAWLQELAENELVLDRINSRELTQRIMQEAFGRYTLPPRVAGLLAANHLLRDASPQDRQGIRQLATAWFTSIPPSAVDDSTWSVRQAVRRPQTPHLTLTGHTGDVTDITRRNALDGRTLLVTYSDDTTVRMWDPGTGEEVQEPLDPPPSGASPKREATFTDSYGRSLAASPDENNIRITDRATGEDVGVPLRGHGFQVTAVASFYGPAGRPLLASASRDHTIRIWDPASKSRPAARFVEQLDEMQVVTWFTAGDGSSRVGTIRHPYDDILQIWETGTGQWVGALCAYPGQFWAETCSAHFADARGAEMLAVAEQENLRIWDLESGQLVGAPLTGHAARINDILSWTTPFGETRLATASSDGSIRLWDPDAGTQVGRSLTGHAGPVRDMCIFTTRHGDAWLASVGDEGAIRIWDPDAGRQIGRPLKGPACPMTCVASFSAANGEPRLVTTGDDYIVRVWDPGTGQRLGRLSSGEENLCDTVLAGTNREGRTRLVTSGMDRSIRIWDIATGKPTYALHALDYTETIVSLRYGELAVSLDDGWALLQLPAGI, translated from the coding sequence ATGAGCATCCACCCGCAATCCGCTGCCACCCCCGCCACGCACATTGACGTCCCGCTTGACGAGGAGGCAACACTCCCCGCGCATTCGGGAGTGCAGGCATGGTTGCAGGAGCTGGCTGAGAACGAGCTCGTCCTAGACCGCATCAACTCCCGGGAACTGACCCAGCGGATCATGCAGGAGGCCTTCGGGCGGTACACGCTGCCGCCGCGGGTCGCGGGACTGCTGGCCGCCAACCACCTGCTGCGCGACGCAAGCCCGCAGGACCGCCAGGGCATCCGGCAGCTCGCGACCGCCTGGTTCACCTCCATCCCGCCGAGCGCCGTCGACGACTCCACCTGGTCGGTCCGGCAAGCGGTACGCCGCCCTCAGACCCCGCACCTGACGCTGACGGGCCACACCGGCGACGTCACGGACATCACCCGCCGCAACGCCCTCGACGGCCGCACCTTGCTCGTCACATACAGCGATGACACCACCGTGCGGATGTGGGATCCCGGCACGGGTGAGGAGGTCCAGGAGCCCCTCGACCCGCCGCCCTCCGGGGCATCACCCAAACGGGAGGCCACGTTCACGGACTCCTACGGACGCTCGCTCGCGGCGTCCCCGGACGAGAACAACATCAGGATCACGGACCGCGCGACCGGCGAGGACGTGGGGGTGCCGCTGCGCGGCCATGGCTTCCAGGTGACCGCCGTCGCCTCCTTCTACGGCCCGGCCGGACGTCCGCTGCTGGCCTCCGCATCCCGCGACCACACCATCCGGATCTGGGATCCGGCTTCGAAGTCGCGCCCGGCAGCGCGGTTCGTCGAGCAGCTGGACGAGATGCAGGTGGTCACCTGGTTCACGGCAGGCGACGGCTCCTCGCGGGTGGGCACCATCCGGCACCCCTACGACGACATCCTCCAGATCTGGGAGACCGGCACCGGGCAGTGGGTCGGGGCACTATGCGCATATCCTGGCCAGTTCTGGGCTGAGACCTGCAGCGCCCATTTCGCAGACGCCCGGGGCGCCGAGATGCTGGCCGTCGCAGAGCAGGAGAACCTCCGCATCTGGGATCTCGAGTCGGGCCAGCTCGTCGGCGCCCCCCTCACCGGGCACGCCGCCCGCATCAACGACATCCTGAGCTGGACCACACCGTTCGGCGAGACACGGCTGGCCACCGCCAGCAGCGACGGCAGCATCCGGCTCTGGGACCCGGACGCGGGCACCCAGGTCGGCAGGTCACTGACCGGGCACGCCGGGCCGGTCCGGGACATGTGCATCTTCACCACCCGGCACGGGGACGCCTGGCTGGCCTCCGTCGGAGACGAGGGCGCCATCCGGATCTGGGATCCCGATGCGGGACGGCAGATCGGGCGGCCGCTCAAAGGACCGGCATGCCCGATGACCTGCGTGGCCTCCTTCTCCGCCGCGAACGGGGAACCCCGGCTGGTGACCACCGGAGACGACTACATCGTCCGCGTCTGGGACCCGGGGACGGGCCAGCGGCTGGGACGGCTCAGCAGTGGCGAGGAGAACCTCTGCGACACCGTCCTGGCGGGGACGAACCGGGAGGGCCGCACCCGCCTGGTCACCTCGGGGATGGACCGTTCTATCAGGATCTGGGACATCGCCACGGGCAAACCGACCTACGCGCTGCACGCCCTGGACTACACCGAGACCATCGTGTCGCTGCGCTACGGTGAGCTGGCGGTCAGCCTCGACGACGGCTGGGCGCTGCTGCAGCTTCCAGCTGGGATCTGA
- a CDS encoding helix-turn-helix domain-containing protein codes for MATVAQAANVSADELARISAFASTLPQGSPAALLLENMVAAMLRGVDVTLFEADKELTPNEAAILLQISRPHLLKIMDRGLLTFRRVGSNRRIALSDLIDYVKRHEEGNAHIAQLLGTQEHARQNALNRVAPLTADDHEALSALE; via the coding sequence GTGGCAACGGTCGCACAAGCGGCTAACGTCTCCGCAGACGAGCTAGCACGCATCTCTGCGTTTGCTTCAACCCTGCCGCAGGGGTCACCGGCTGCTCTCCTGCTGGAGAACATGGTGGCGGCTATGCTCCGTGGAGTCGATGTGACGCTGTTTGAAGCCGACAAAGAACTGACCCCCAACGAAGCCGCCATACTGTTACAGATCAGCCGCCCGCATCTGCTGAAGATCATGGATCGCGGACTGCTCACTTTTCGCCGGGTCGGCTCCAACCGTCGCATCGCACTGTCTGACCTGATCGATTACGTCAAACGCCACGAGGAGGGCAATGCTCACATCGCGCAGCTGCTCGGCACACAGGAGCATGCCCGCCAGAATGCACTCAATCGCGTTGCACCTCTGACCGCCGATGACCACGAGGCACTATCGGCGCTGGAATAA
- a CDS encoding ATP-binding protein: MASVESGRKNAEQGWSGQSSGIGPGKARPDALRLARELLQDSEGDSDDELLRRLEAVGDDGMLTNAASLLLVGNGRPVLEYRLKGGHQELRPDGELSVLEQLSLVLDAVRRNNPEVQMPEWADQETAPALSESAAREAVVNGVAHRDWRGPRLVEVEQEHRFGALRVRSPGGFIGGFDEYDVFSRQPFPRNRALMRLLAGLGLAENRGSGIGRMVTGLVRGGQPAPTFREVEGASVEVTLGGGRPPDPAWQLWLAKIKGPQELTDHRVLLLLRWVADHRWVDVRTASRIAHTTEAEARSLLRTLEDSRVLGARLLVPIAGVPSKASRALTFSATARDSLAELYDWAKLAMPGRDREAVARSYVQARGRLSTTELGSIIGLSSAGTAPLIRKLERVGVMRPAWANRKGRGFHYVLTEPSREKSA, encoded by the coding sequence ATGGCCTCTGTGGAATCTGGCAGGAAAAACGCTGAACAGGGCTGGTCCGGACAGTCATCGGGCATCGGCCCAGGCAAAGCGCGGCCTGACGCCCTGCGCCTTGCCCGGGAGCTACTCCAGGATTCGGAGGGCGACTCCGATGACGAACTCCTGCGGCGTCTGGAGGCAGTGGGCGACGACGGGATGCTCACCAACGCGGCGTCCCTGCTGCTCGTCGGCAATGGCCGCCCGGTCCTTGAATACCGCCTCAAAGGCGGCCATCAGGAGCTGAGACCGGACGGGGAGCTCTCCGTGCTAGAACAGCTGTCGCTGGTCCTTGATGCTGTGCGCCGGAACAATCCCGAGGTCCAGATGCCGGAGTGGGCCGATCAGGAGACGGCCCCCGCCCTGAGCGAGTCGGCGGCGCGGGAGGCCGTCGTGAACGGGGTGGCCCACCGTGACTGGCGCGGTCCGCGTCTGGTGGAGGTCGAGCAGGAACATCGCTTCGGGGCGCTGCGGGTCAGGAGCCCCGGCGGATTCATCGGTGGCTTCGATGAATACGATGTCTTCTCCCGGCAGCCATTCCCCCGCAACCGGGCTCTGATGAGGCTGCTGGCTGGTCTTGGCCTGGCGGAGAACCGGGGCTCGGGTATCGGACGGATGGTGACGGGCCTGGTCAGAGGCGGCCAGCCCGCACCAACCTTCCGGGAGGTTGAGGGAGCCAGCGTCGAGGTGACGCTGGGGGGAGGACGTCCCCCTGATCCCGCCTGGCAGCTCTGGTTGGCAAAGATCAAGGGTCCCCAGGAGCTGACGGACCACCGGGTGCTGTTGCTGCTGCGCTGGGTGGCCGATCACCGCTGGGTCGACGTCCGCACCGCCTCCCGGATCGCGCACACAACGGAGGCCGAGGCGCGATCCCTGCTCAGGACCCTGGAGGATTCCAGGGTCCTGGGGGCGAGGCTGCTCGTGCCCATCGCCGGGGTGCCGTCGAAGGCCTCCCGGGCACTGACCTTCTCCGCGACCGCCAGGGACTCCCTGGCGGAGCTGTACGACTGGGCGAAGCTCGCGATGCCGGGCCGGGATCGCGAGGCCGTAGCCCGCAGCTACGTCCAGGCGCGGGGACGGTTGTCCACGACAGAGCTGGGATCGATCATCGGCCTGTCGTCGGCCGGGACGGCCCCGCTGATACGCAAACTCGAGAGGGTCGGGGTGATGCGTCCGGCATGGGCCAACCGCAAGGGCCGTGGATTCCATTACGTCCTGACGGAGCCGTCGAGGGAGAAGTCGGCGTAG
- a CDS encoding EXLDI protein, translating to MPQRTIYVSESAQELFDRAAQEAGGLSRAITAALRDYLAKAELSKEGMETVDLTIDEDGSHRKVRFSGRRLLRLEREVEGRLHIQTVYATKRGQFALHQRKHSHPKTWGKDSDRLWEDPRTWNSEFWFRTEKTLDVFPTLDDLRRQDPELADRVEAAMKHPALEELDI from the coding sequence ATGCCACAGCGAACCATCTATGTCTCAGAAAGCGCCCAAGAGCTCTTCGACCGAGCGGCCCAGGAGGCTGGCGGCCTCTCACGCGCAATCACCGCCGCCCTGCGCGACTATCTTGCGAAGGCCGAACTCAGCAAGGAGGGCATGGAGACCGTCGACCTCACGATCGACGAGGATGGCTCCCACCGGAAAGTCCGCTTCAGCGGCAGGAGACTGCTGCGCCTGGAGCGCGAGGTGGAGGGCAGGCTTCACATCCAGACGGTCTACGCCACCAAGAGAGGACAGTTCGCCCTACACCAGAGGAAACACTCCCACCCCAAGACCTGGGGCAAGGACAGCGACCGTCTGTGGGAGGACCCCCGCACTTGGAACTCGGAGTTCTGGTTCCGGACCGAGAAAACCCTCGACGTCTTCCCGACGCTGGACGACCTGCGCAGGCAGGATCCAGAGCTGGCCGACCGGGTGGAGGCCGCCATGAAACATCCCGCCCTTGAGGAGCTGGACATCTGA